Proteins encoded together in one Pseudomonas sp. ADAK13 window:
- the gluQRS gene encoding tRNA glutamyl-Q(34) synthetase GluQRS — MTASSYIGRFAPTPSGHLHFGSLVAALASYLDARANQGRWLMRMEDLDPPREEPGAQAAILNALESYGFEWDGELVRQSERHDAYAEVLNRLFNHGLAYACTCSRKRLEPYNGIYPGLCRNAGHGQQDAAIRLRVPELEYHFTDRVQGEFRQHLGRDAGDFIIRRRDGLYAYQLAVVLDDAWQGVTDIVRGADLLDSTPRQLYLQELLGLRQPRYLHVPLIVQPDGNKLGKSYRSPPLTTDQATPLLLRALRALGQQAGNELNHASPRELLDWGIRHWDAAQIPRTLTLAEAQLR, encoded by the coding sequence ATGACTGCCTCCTCCTATATCGGGCGTTTCGCCCCCACGCCCAGCGGACACCTGCATTTCGGTTCCCTGGTCGCCGCCCTCGCCTCCTATCTCGACGCCCGCGCCAATCAAGGCCGCTGGCTGATGCGCATGGAAGACCTCGATCCGCCTCGGGAAGAGCCTGGCGCCCAGGCAGCCATCCTCAATGCCCTGGAAAGCTACGGCTTCGAATGGGACGGGGAACTGGTCCGACAAAGCGAACGTCACGATGCCTACGCCGAGGTGCTCAATCGCCTGTTCAATCATGGCCTGGCCTACGCCTGCACCTGTTCGCGCAAGCGACTGGAACCCTACAACGGGATTTATCCGGGACTGTGCCGCAATGCCGGCCATGGCCAGCAAGATGCCGCCATCCGCCTGCGGGTACCGGAGCTGGAATATCATTTCACCGACCGTGTACAAGGCGAATTCCGACAGCATCTGGGCCGCGACGCAGGCGACTTCATCATCCGCCGCCGGGACGGCCTGTATGCCTACCAACTGGCGGTAGTCCTCGATGATGCCTGGCAAGGGGTGACCGACATCGTGCGTGGTGCCGACCTGCTCGACTCCACACCGCGTCAGCTGTACCTGCAAGAGCTGCTCGGCCTGCGCCAACCGCGCTACCTGCACGTACCGCTGATCGTCCAGCCAGACGGTAACAAACTGGGCAAATCCTACCGCTCACCGCCCTTGACCACCGACCAAGCCACGCCTTTGCTGTTAAGAGCGCTGCGTGCCCTGGGCCAGCAAGCGGGCAACGAACTGAACCACGCCAGCCCACGGGAACTGCTGGATTGGGGCATTCGACACTGGGACGCCGCACAG
- a CDS encoding pentapeptide repeat-containing protein: MSQPKLLDTPLYALLHKDDIRGFNQERPKGGTIDMRGGDFRGLDLRDLNAEGVDFTDAYFRSADLRGLDLRGCPLEGASLAHAQISGAYFPPELSADEILMSVNFGTRLRYRTR; the protein is encoded by the coding sequence GTGAGCCAGCCGAAGCTACTTGATACCCCGCTTTACGCGCTTCTGCATAAAGATGACATCCGCGGCTTCAACCAGGAGCGCCCTAAAGGCGGCACTATCGATATGCGTGGCGGCGACTTTCGCGGCCTGGACCTGCGCGACCTGAATGCCGAAGGTGTGGACTTTACCGACGCTTATTTCCGCTCCGCCGACTTGCGCGGCCTGGATTTGCGTGGGTGCCCGCTGGAAGGTGCGAGCCTGGCGCACGCACAGATCTCCGGTGCTTACTTCCCACCCGAGTTGAGCGCCGACGAGATCCTGATGTCCGTCAACTTCGGCACACGTTTGCGCTATCGCACACGGTAA
- a CDS encoding TfoX/Sxy family protein: MNDELQHLKNLGKTSAQWLHAVGIHSASDLRRLGAVDAYRAVRTRGFRASKVLLYAIEGALMDVHWNDIPVERKEALNRQLDALSARQKN; encoded by the coding sequence ATGAATGATGAGTTGCAACACCTGAAAAACCTTGGCAAGACATCGGCGCAATGGCTGCATGCGGTGGGCATCCACAGCGCCTCTGATCTACGCCGCCTGGGGGCAGTCGACGCTTACCGTGCTGTACGCACCCGTGGCTTCAGGGCATCCAAAGTGCTGCTGTATGCGATTGAAGGCGCACTGATGGATGTGCACTGGAATGACATTCCCGTTGAGCGCAAGGAGGCATTGAACCGTCAGCTGGACGCTCTTTCCGCTCGCCAAAAGAATTGA
- a CDS encoding Rieske (2Fe-2S) protein translates to MKFLCASSELAPNASLGFDIDGRKLLAVRREGVAYFYINRCPHRGVPLEWQPHQFLDPSASLIQCATHGALFLIESGECVAGPCAGQSLTALPGREDEQGLWVQI, encoded by the coding sequence ATGAAGTTTCTCTGCGCCTCCAGCGAACTCGCCCCCAACGCGAGCCTCGGCTTCGATATCGACGGCCGCAAGTTGTTGGCAGTGCGCCGTGAAGGCGTTGCCTACTTCTATATCAACCGTTGCCCACATCGCGGGGTACCGCTGGAATGGCAGCCGCACCAGTTTCTCGACCCCAGCGCCAGCCTGATCCAGTGCGCCACCCATGGTGCGCTGTTCTTGATCGAGAGCGGTGAGTGCGTTGCCGGACCTTGCGCCGGACAGAGCCTGACCGCCCTGCCCGGCCGCGAGGACGAACAGGGCCTGTGGGTGCAAATCTAG
- a CDS encoding bifunctional aminoglycoside phosphotransferase/ATP-binding protein, which translates to MSQSLIAALQNPALFPHPVDKFQVIETHISWVLLTGDYAYKMKKPVNFGFLDFTSLEARGHFCNEELRLNQRLTDDLYLEVLPITGSAEAPQVGGDGPVLDYVLKMRQFPQSQLLSTLQANGELTSAHIDEMARQIAHFHLNAPKVPATHSAGTPHDVMAPVLQNFEQIRPFLSDKADLAQLEALQAWAESSFERLKPLFEQRKLNGFTRECHGDIHLGNATMIDGHVVIFDCIEFNEPFRFTDVYADTGFLAMDLEDRGLKSLARRFISQYLELTGDYQGLEVLNFYKAYRALVRAKVALFSMPSEADAVQRATTLRQYRNYANLAESYSTIPSRFLAITHGVSAVGKSHVSMRLVEALGAIRLRSDVERKRLFGEQKVENTPQAGIYAADASAATYARLNEIADTVLRAGFPVVLDATFLKREQRDAAAKIAEATGAPFLILDCNAPQAVIAAWLAQRQADKNDPSDATLTIIEEQQATRDPLSAEELLLSKRVETNESGTLDALVAHIRQRLPGL; encoded by the coding sequence GTGAGCCAGTCCCTGATTGCAGCCCTACAAAACCCGGCCCTGTTTCCCCATCCTGTGGATAAGTTCCAAGTCATCGAAACCCATATTTCCTGGGTTCTGCTCACGGGTGACTACGCCTATAAAATGAAGAAACCGGTCAATTTCGGCTTCCTCGATTTCACCTCCCTGGAAGCCCGCGGCCACTTCTGCAATGAAGAGCTTCGCCTCAACCAGCGTCTGACCGACGATTTGTATCTGGAAGTGTTGCCAATCACCGGCAGTGCCGAAGCACCGCAAGTGGGCGGCGACGGCCCGGTGCTCGACTATGTGCTGAAGATGCGCCAGTTCCCGCAAAGCCAGCTGCTTAGCACCCTGCAAGCCAACGGCGAGCTGACCAGCGCGCACATCGACGAAATGGCCAGGCAGATTGCGCACTTTCACCTGAATGCCCCCAAAGTGCCTGCCACCCACTCCGCCGGCACACCGCACGATGTCATGGCACCGGTGCTGCAGAACTTCGAGCAGATCCGCCCGTTCCTCAGCGACAAGGCCGACCTGGCACAACTGGAAGCCCTGCAGGCCTGGGCCGAAAGCAGCTTCGAGCGCCTGAAACCATTGTTCGAACAACGCAAGCTCAATGGCTTCACTCGCGAATGCCACGGTGATATCCACTTGGGCAACGCCACGATGATTGATGGCCACGTGGTGATCTTCGACTGCATCGAGTTCAACGAACCGTTCCGTTTTACCGACGTGTATGCCGACACCGGCTTTCTGGCGATGGACCTGGAAGACCGTGGCCTCAAGAGCCTGGCGCGACGTTTCATCAGCCAGTACCTGGAGCTGACCGGCGACTATCAGGGCCTGGAGGTGCTGAACTTCTACAAAGCCTATCGCGCGCTGGTACGCGCCAAGGTCGCCCTGTTCAGCATGCCTTCCGAAGCGGACGCAGTGCAGCGCGCGACCACCCTGCGCCAATACCGCAACTACGCCAACCTGGCGGAAAGCTACAGCACCATCCCGTCGCGTTTCCTGGCCATCACCCACGGCGTATCGGCCGTCGGCAAAAGCCATGTGTCCATGCGCCTGGTAGAAGCACTGGGGGCAATTCGCCTGCGGTCGGACGTAGAGCGCAAGCGCTTGTTCGGTGAGCAGAAGGTCGAGAACACCCCGCAGGCCGGAATCTACGCAGCAGATGCCAGCGCCGCGACCTACGCGCGCTTGAACGAAATCGCCGACACTGTACTGCGCGCTGGTTTCCCGGTGGTACTGGATGCCACCTTCCTCAAGCGCGAGCAACGCGATGCTGCGGCCAAAATCGCCGAGGCCACCGGCGCGCCGTTCCTGATCCTCGATTGCAATGCGCCACAGGCCGTTATCGCCGCGTGGTTGGCACAACGTCAGGCGGACAAGAACGATCCATCCGACGCCACCCTGACCATCATCGAAGAGCAACAGGCCACCCGTGACCCACTCAGCGCCGAAGAGCTGCTGCTTAGCAAGCGCGTGGAGACCAACGAAAGCGGGACCCTGGACGCACTGGTGGCACATATTCGCCAGCGCTTGCCGGGCCTGTAA
- a CDS encoding heme ABC transporter ATP-binding protein, which produces MLRVEELQIRRGRKTVLADVTLDLLPGEVLGVLGPNGAGKSTLLGALCGELQPDQGRVWLDQRELKDWGGAQRAQRLAVLPQTSTLDFAFRVEEVVGMGRLPHQTGRVRDDEIIDAALQAADVGHLSGRSYLALSGGERQRVHLARVLAQLWPGEAGQTLLLDEPTSMLDPLHQHTTLQAIRTFADRGAAVLVILHDLNLAARYCDRILLLEDGRPHALDTPAQVLRPEPLKAVFGLDVLVQPHPERGHPLIIAR; this is translated from the coding sequence ATGCTGCGAGTAGAAGAGCTGCAGATTCGCCGAGGGCGCAAAACCGTATTGGCGGACGTCACCCTGGATCTGCTGCCGGGTGAAGTGCTCGGTGTATTGGGTCCCAACGGTGCGGGAAAAAGTACCTTGCTCGGTGCGTTATGCGGCGAGCTGCAGCCTGATCAGGGTCGTGTGTGGCTGGATCAGCGCGAGTTGAAGGACTGGGGCGGCGCACAACGTGCCCAGCGCCTGGCGGTCCTGCCGCAGACCTCGACCCTGGATTTTGCCTTTCGTGTCGAAGAGGTTGTCGGCATGGGCCGCTTGCCCCATCAAACCGGCCGTGTGCGTGACGACGAAATCATCGACGCCGCCCTGCAGGCCGCCGATGTCGGACACCTGAGCGGGCGCAGCTACCTGGCGTTGTCGGGCGGCGAGCGCCAGCGCGTGCACCTGGCGCGGGTGCTGGCGCAGCTGTGGCCGGGGGAAGCAGGGCAGACCCTGTTGCTGGATGAGCCGACGTCGATGCTTGATCCGCTGCACCAGCACACCACGTTGCAAGCGATACGCACCTTTGCCGACCGTGGCGCGGCAGTGCTGGTGATCCTTCACGACCTGAACCTGGCGGCGCGCTACTGTGATCGCATTCTGTTGCTGGAGGATGGGCGACCCCATGCGCTGGATACACCTGCGCAGGTCTTGCGTCCGGAGCCGCTCAAGGCAGTGTTCGGGCTGGATGTGTTGGTGCAGCCGCATCCGGAGCGCGGGCATCCGTTGATCATTGCACGCTGA
- a CDS encoding pyridoxal phosphate-dependent aminotransferase: protein MAQPYSARSRAIEPFHVMALLARANELQAAGHDVIHLEIGEPDFTTAEPIIKAGQAALANGKTRYTAARGLPELREAISGFYQQRYGLSVDPERILITPGGSGALLLASSLLVDPGKHWLLADPGYPCNRHFLRLVEGAAQLVPVGPDVRYQLTADLVARHWDQDSVGALVASPANPTGTILTRDELAGLSSAIKARNGHLVVDEIYHGLTYGTDAASVLEVDDEAFVLNSFSKYFGMTGWRLGWLVAPPAAVGELEKLAQNLYISAPSMAQHAALACFTPETLNILEDRRAEFGRRRDFLLPALRELGFGIAVEPEGAFYLYADISAFGGDAFAFCRHFLETEHVAFTPGLDFGRYQAGHHVRFAYTQNLDRLQEAVERIARGLRSWQG from the coding sequence ATGGCTCAGCCCTACAGTGCGCGCAGCCGCGCTATCGAACCTTTCCATGTCATGGCGTTGCTGGCGCGGGCCAATGAGTTGCAGGCCGCCGGCCATGACGTGATTCACCTGGAAATCGGCGAGCCGGACTTCACCACCGCCGAGCCCATCATCAAGGCCGGGCAGGCGGCGCTGGCCAACGGCAAGACCCGCTATACCGCGGCCCGCGGGCTGCCGGAGTTGCGTGAAGCCATCAGCGGTTTCTACCAGCAGCGCTATGGGTTGAGCGTCGATCCTGAGCGAATTCTGATCACCCCCGGCGGCTCCGGTGCTCTGCTGCTGGCGAGCAGTTTGCTGGTGGATCCTGGCAAGCACTGGCTGCTGGCGGACCCCGGCTACCCGTGCAACCGGCACTTCCTGCGACTGGTGGAAGGCGCGGCCCAACTGGTTCCGGTCGGCCCCGACGTGCGTTATCAATTGACCGCCGACCTGGTTGCGCGCCATTGGGACCAGGACAGTGTGGGCGCGTTGGTTGCCTCGCCCGCGAACCCGACTGGCACCATCCTGACGCGGGATGAGTTGGCGGGGTTGTCGAGCGCCATCAAGGCGCGCAACGGGCACCTGGTGGTGGACGAGATCTATCACGGCCTGACCTACGGCACCGATGCCGCCAGTGTGCTGGAGGTCGACGATGAAGCCTTCGTTCTAAATAGTTTTTCGAAGTATTTCGGAATGACCGGCTGGCGCCTGGGCTGGCTGGTAGCGCCGCCTGCAGCGGTCGGTGAATTGGAGAAGCTCGCGCAGAATCTCTACATCAGTGCGCCGAGCATGGCCCAGCATGCGGCCCTGGCCTGTTTTACCCCGGAAACGTTGAACATTCTTGAGGATCGCCGGGCCGAGTTTGGTCGGCGCCGCGACTTCCTGCTGCCCGCCTTGCGGGAGCTGGGGTTTGGTATCGCCGTTGAGCCGGAAGGTGCGTTCTACCTGTATGCCGATATCAGCGCATTCGGCGGAGATGCCTTCGCTTTTTGCCGGCACTTCCTCGAAACCGAGCACGTGGCGTTCACGCCGGGCCTGGATTTCGGCCGTTATCAAGCCGGTCACCATGTGCGTTTTGCCTACACCCAAAACCTTGATCGCCTACAGGAGGCCGTTGAGCGGATTGCCCGTGGCTTGCGGAGCTGGCAAGGCTGA
- the sfsA gene encoding DNA/RNA nuclease SfsA, with protein sequence MRFNPPLEEGRLIRRYKRFLADIETVTGELLTIHCPNTGSMFNCMVEGGQVWFSRSNDPKRKLPGTWEISETPQGRLACVNTARANQLVEEALRAGLITELNGFTALKREVPYGQENSRIDFRLDYPTGAAYVEVKSVTLGFDGTSTAAFPDAVTQRGAKHLRELAHLAREGVRAVQLYCVNLSGIDSVRPAEEIDAGYAAALREAKAAGVEVLAYGVRVTSEEICVDRRLEVLLGD encoded by the coding sequence ATGCGCTTTAATCCTCCCCTCGAAGAAGGCCGGCTGATCCGCCGTTACAAGCGTTTTCTCGCCGATATCGAAACCGTTACCGGCGAGTTGCTGACCATTCACTGCCCGAACACCGGCTCGATGTTCAACTGCATGGTGGAAGGTGGCCAGGTCTGGTTCAGCCGCTCCAATGACCCCAAGCGCAAGCTGCCCGGCACTTGGGAAATCAGCGAAACCCCTCAAGGGCGCCTGGCGTGTGTGAACACGGCGCGGGCCAATCAGTTGGTGGAAGAAGCGCTGCGGGCCGGGCTGATCACCGAACTCAATGGCTTTACGGCGCTCAAGCGTGAAGTGCCTTACGGTCAGGAAAACAGCCGGATCGACTTCCGCCTGGATTACCCGACGGGCGCGGCGTATGTCGAGGTAAAAAGCGTCACCCTCGGGTTTGACGGGACTTCGACTGCGGCGTTTCCCGATGCCGTGACCCAGCGTGGAGCCAAGCATCTACGGGAGTTGGCACACCTGGCGCGTGAAGGCGTGCGGGCGGTGCAACTGTATTGCGTCAACCTCTCGGGGATCGACTCGGTGCGTCCTGCCGAAGAAATTGATGCCGGTTATGCGGCGGCGTTGCGGGAAGCCAAGGCGGCAGGTGTTGAGGTGTTGGCGTATGGCGTGCGGGTGACGTCAGAGGAAATCTGCGTCGATCGTCGCCTGGAAGTGCTGCTCGGCGACTAG
- a CDS encoding heme/hemin ABC transporter substrate-binding protein, protein MRLSASAIALVVGLLVNAGAQASELPQRWVSAGGALSEWVTALGGESKLVGVDTTSQHPESLKALPSIGYQRQLSAEGILSLRPQILVGTEEMGPPPVLAQIRNAGVKVELFSAEPDLPTLQGNLQHLGKLLGSEAKAAELFSDYQQQLDQQKTWVTKAQATQKAPGVLLLLGHAGGKPLIAGKDTAADWMLQQAGGHNLATHSGYKPFSVESLAGLNPEVLVFADRALTGDAARAALFKENPILASTPAAKNGRVYELDPTLLVGGLGPRLPQSLVKLSAGFYPSQAKTAP, encoded by the coding sequence ATGCGCCTGAGTGCCAGTGCTATTGCGCTCGTTGTCGGACTGCTGGTCAACGCAGGGGCCCAGGCCTCTGAACTGCCACAACGCTGGGTCAGTGCCGGTGGTGCGTTGTCGGAGTGGGTGACGGCCCTGGGCGGTGAGTCAAAGTTGGTGGGCGTGGATACCACCAGTCAGCACCCTGAATCCCTCAAGGCGCTGCCGAGCATCGGTTATCAGCGTCAGTTATCGGCGGAAGGCATTCTCAGCCTGCGTCCGCAAATCCTGGTGGGCACCGAGGAAATGGGCCCGCCGCCGGTTCTGGCGCAAATCCGCAATGCCGGTGTGAAAGTGGAGCTGTTTTCGGCCGAGCCGGACCTGCCGACTCTGCAAGGCAACCTTCAGCATTTGGGCAAATTGCTGGGCAGTGAGGCCAAGGCTGCGGAGCTGTTCAGCGACTATCAGCAACAGTTGGATCAACAAAAGACCTGGGTGACCAAGGCCCAGGCGACTCAAAAGGCGCCTGGCGTGCTGTTGTTGCTGGGGCATGCAGGTGGCAAGCCGCTGATTGCGGGTAAAGACACGGCGGCTGACTGGATGCTGCAACAGGCCGGCGGCCATAACCTGGCGACCCACAGTGGTTACAAACCGTTTTCCGTGGAGTCCCTGGCGGGGCTCAATCCTGAAGTGTTGGTGTTTGCCGACCGTGCGCTGACGGGCGATGCGGCCCGCGCGGCGCTGTTCAAGGAGAACCCGATCCTGGCGTCAACGCCGGCGGCCAAGAACGGTCGCGTCTATGAGCTGGACCCCACGTTGCTGGTCGGCGGGCTTGGGCCGCGTCTGCCACAAAGCCTGGTCAAGCTGTCTGCCGGGTTCTATCCGTCCCAGGCTAAAACCGCCCCATGA
- a CDS encoding FecCD family ABC transporter permease, whose translation MLAIWLSLALGPVSLPLMDTLRAALRLLGVPIEAQGLEQAELILGQIRLPRTLLGLAVGGVLALSGVAMQGLFRNPLADPGLVGVSSGAALGAAIAIVGGSFFGGLPDAFGPYLLSLCAFLGGLGVTALVYRLGRRNGQTNVATMLLAGIALTALASSAVGLFTYLADDATLRTLTFWNLGSLNGASYSRLWPLLLVSAAVALWLPRRAKALNALLLGESEASHLGIDVEGLKRELVFCTALGVGAAVAAAGMIGFVGLVVPHLVRLLAGPDHRVLLPASVLAGASLLLFADLVARLALAPAELPIGIVTAFIGAPFFLYLLLRGRA comes from the coding sequence GTGTTGGCGATCTGGTTGTCACTGGCGCTGGGGCCCGTCAGCTTGCCGTTGATGGACACACTGCGGGCAGCCCTGCGCTTGCTGGGTGTGCCGATCGAGGCTCAGGGGCTGGAACAGGCTGAGCTGATTCTCGGGCAGATTCGCCTGCCCCGCACGCTGTTGGGTCTGGCTGTGGGAGGCGTGTTGGCGCTTTCGGGCGTGGCCATGCAGGGGCTGTTTCGCAACCCCTTGGCCGACCCCGGCCTGGTCGGGGTTTCCAGTGGTGCGGCGCTGGGCGCGGCGATTGCGATTGTCGGCGGATCATTCTTTGGAGGTTTGCCGGATGCCTTCGGGCCTTACTTGTTGTCGCTGTGCGCCTTTCTCGGCGGCCTGGGAGTGACGGCGCTGGTCTATCGCCTGGGGCGGCGCAACGGCCAAACCAATGTCGCGACCATGCTGCTGGCCGGTATTGCCCTGACGGCCCTCGCCAGTTCGGCGGTGGGCCTGTTCACCTACCTGGCAGACGACGCCACCTTGCGCACCCTGACGTTCTGGAACCTGGGCAGCCTGAATGGCGCCAGTTATTCGCGCTTATGGCCGCTGCTGCTGGTGAGCGCCGCCGTCGCCCTGTGGCTGCCGCGCCGGGCCAAGGCGCTGAATGCGCTGCTGCTGGGCGAGTCGGAAGCGAGCCACTTGGGCATTGATGTTGAGGGTCTCAAGCGCGAACTGGTGTTCTGCACCGCGCTGGGTGTGGGCGCCGCCGTGGCGGCGGCGGGGATGATCGGCTTTGTCGGGCTGGTGGTGCCGCATCTGGTCCGCCTGTTGGCGGGGCCTGATCATCGGGTATTGCTGCCGGCTTCCGTGCTGGCGGGGGCGAGTTTGCTGTTGTTTGCCGATCTGGTGGCACGCCTGGCCTTGGCGCCGGCGGAGTTGCCGATCGGCATTGTTACCGCGTTTATCGGTGCGCCGTTTTTTCTCTACCTGTTATTGCGAGGGCGCGCCTGA
- the dksA gene encoding RNA polymerase-binding protein DksA: MPTQAKQQSISGFQPYVESKGEEYMGKPMREHFSKILKQWKQDLMQEVDRTVDHMKDEAANFPDPADRASQEEEFALELRARDRERKLIKKIDKTLQLIEDEEYGWCESCGVEIGIRRLEARPTADLCVDCKTLAEIKEKQVGK; encoded by the coding sequence ATGCCCACCCAAGCAAAGCAACAGAGCATCAGCGGCTTCCAACCCTACGTCGAATCGAAGGGTGAGGAATACATGGGCAAGCCCATGCGCGAACACTTCTCCAAGATCCTGAAGCAGTGGAAACAGGACTTGATGCAAGAGGTTGACCGTACCGTTGACCATATGAAGGACGAAGCGGCCAACTTCCCGGACCCGGCAGACCGTGCCAGCCAGGAAGAAGAGTTCGCCCTTGAACTGCGCGCCCGTGATCGCGAGCGCAAGCTGATCAAGAAAATCGACAAGACCCTGCAACTCATCGAAGACGAAGAGTATGGCTGGTGCGAGTCTTGCGGCGTCGAGATCGGTATTCGTCGCCTGGAAGCGCGTCCTACCGCCGACCTGTGCGTGGACTGCAAGACCTTGGCTGAAATCAAGGAAAAACAGGTCGGCAAATAA